One Gordonia sp. SID5947 genomic region harbors:
- a CDS encoding wax ester/triacylglycerol synthase family O-acyltransferase, which produces MQRLSGLDASFLYLETRSQLMHVIGLIEIDPSTMPGGYSFLKLRDELERRIGAMPNFRRKLDNSLLNIDHPVWIEDEDFDIERHVHRVAVPAPGGEEQVAELCAHLAGQTLDRGKPLWELWVIEGLAQGKVAAMLRMHHAGVDGVTSADLLAELCTMTPEAPDLDADKLKQTAGGSSRTTMALTGAVNYFVQRPIAMARLLPETVGVPIEWFRRTRAKTAMPAPFQAPRTRFNAPITPHRSLAVTQLSLDDVKRVKNRFGVKINDVVLAITGGAMRSYLEQHDELPDQPLVAMVPVSVHGADESTLVTHGTNKVTGMFTLLPSNLDDPVERVEQAAEMARKSKEHHADIDANILRAWAQFAPGTTMSTVMKLYGDRGLSLSHPPVFNVLVSNVAGPDFPLYFLGSRVTAVYPLGPIFHGLGLNITVFSADGQLNVGILACTDQAPDVQAIARAFDEQLKQLLERCD; this is translated from the coding sequence ATGCAACGTCTCAGTGGGCTCGATGCGTCGTTCCTGTATCTCGAGACGAGGTCGCAGCTCATGCATGTCATCGGTCTCATCGAGATCGATCCGAGCACGATGCCGGGTGGCTACAGTTTCCTCAAACTGCGCGACGAGTTGGAGCGGCGGATCGGCGCGATGCCGAATTTCCGGCGAAAGCTGGACAATTCGCTCCTGAACATCGACCATCCGGTCTGGATCGAGGACGAGGACTTCGACATCGAACGTCACGTCCATCGTGTCGCGGTGCCGGCCCCGGGCGGGGAGGAGCAGGTGGCCGAATTGTGCGCCCACCTCGCAGGCCAGACCCTCGACCGTGGCAAGCCGTTGTGGGAGCTGTGGGTCATCGAGGGACTCGCGCAGGGCAAGGTCGCCGCGATGCTCCGCATGCACCATGCCGGGGTGGACGGGGTGACCAGCGCGGATCTGCTCGCCGAACTCTGCACCATGACACCGGAGGCGCCCGACCTCGATGCGGACAAGTTGAAGCAGACCGCCGGCGGGTCGTCGCGCACCACGATGGCGCTGACCGGAGCGGTCAATTACTTTGTCCAGCGCCCGATCGCCATGGCCCGACTCCTCCCGGAGACCGTCGGAGTGCCGATCGAGTGGTTTCGCCGTACCCGGGCCAAGACCGCGATGCCGGCTCCGTTCCAGGCGCCGCGTACCCGCTTCAATGCGCCGATCACGCCGCATCGCTCACTCGCTGTCACCCAGCTCTCGCTCGATGACGTCAAACGGGTCAAGAACCGTTTCGGTGTCAAGATCAACGACGTCGTGCTCGCCATCACCGGCGGCGCGATGCGCAGTTACCTCGAACAGCACGACGAGCTCCCCGATCAGCCTCTGGTCGCCATGGTGCCGGTGTCGGTGCACGGAGCGGACGAGAGCACCTTGGTGACCCATGGCACCAACAAGGTCACCGGGATGTTCACACTGTTGCCGTCGAATCTCGACGACCCGGTGGAGCGGGTCGAGCAAGCGGCCGAGATGGCGCGGAAGTCGAAGGAACATCACGCCGACATCGATGCCAACATCCTCCGTGCGTGGGCACAGTTCGCGCCGGGGACCACCATGTCGACGGTCATGAAGCTCTACGGCGATCGTGGGCTCTCGCTGTCGCATCCGCCGGTGTTCAATGTCCTGGTATCCAACGTCGCGGGTCCCGATTTCCCGCTCTATTTCCTGGGATCACGTGTGACCGCGGTGTATCCGCTGGGACCGATCTTCCATGGGTTGGGACTCAACATCACGGTCTTCTCCGCCGACGGCCAGCTCAATGTCGGCATTCTCGCCTGCACCGATCAGGCCCCGGATGTCCAGGCGATCGCCCGCGCCTTCGACGAGCAGCTCAAGCAGTTGCTCGAGAGGTGTGACTGA
- a CDS encoding acyl-CoA dehydrogenase family protein, giving the protein MQRSIFTEDHEAFRKTIRDFIAKEVVPEYHEWDKQGHPPREFYNRLGDLGVLGIEAPEEFGGGGVSDFTYSMVISEETSAAGVTFGSYSVHSNLILPYLMEHATDEQKQRWLPGFCSGDIMFAIAMTEPGTGSDLANISTTAKLSEDGSHYVLDGAKTFITGGALADRILVVCRTSPFDTENRRAGLSILVVDTASEGFEVGRKLEKIGLKASDTAELSFSSVKVPVEDRLGDEGAGFSYLTHNLAQERLTIAIGASATAAAAVQHALDYTRERDVFGRPVASFQNTKFVLAECSAEVEAIRHLVDRALELHNAGELSVPDAARAKLFATETAGRVIDKCLQLHGGYGYIVEYPIARLYADTRVSRIYGGTNEVMKTIIAKDLGL; this is encoded by the coding sequence ATGCAGCGCAGCATCTTCACTGAAGACCACGAAGCCTTCCGCAAGACCATCCGCGACTTCATCGCCAAGGAAGTGGTACCGGAGTACCACGAGTGGGATAAGCAGGGACACCCGCCGCGCGAGTTCTACAACCGGCTCGGCGATCTCGGTGTGCTCGGCATCGAGGCACCCGAGGAGTTCGGCGGTGGCGGCGTATCGGACTTCACCTATTCGATGGTGATCTCCGAGGAGACCTCTGCTGCCGGCGTCACCTTCGGGAGCTACTCGGTGCACAGCAACCTCATCCTCCCGTACCTGATGGAGCACGCGACCGACGAGCAGAAGCAGCGTTGGCTCCCCGGGTTCTGCTCCGGCGACATCATGTTCGCGATCGCGATGACCGAGCCGGGCACCGGATCGGATCTCGCGAACATCTCGACCACCGCGAAACTCTCCGAGGACGGCAGCCACTACGTCCTCGACGGCGCCAAGACGTTCATCACCGGTGGTGCGCTCGCCGACCGGATCCTGGTGGTGTGCCGGACGTCGCCGTTCGACACCGAGAACCGTCGCGCCGGGTTGTCGATCCTCGTCGTCGACACCGCATCCGAGGGCTTCGAGGTCGGACGCAAACTCGAGAAGATCGGCCTGAAGGCCTCCGACACCGCCGAATTGTCCTTCAGCTCGGTCAAGGTGCCCGTGGAGGACCGCCTCGGTGACGAGGGTGCGGGCTTCTCCTACCTCACCCACAATCTCGCCCAGGAGCGGCTCACCATCGCCATCGGTGCGTCGGCAACCGCAGCCGCCGCCGTGCAGCACGCGCTCGACTACACCAGGGAACGAGATGTCTTCGGCCGGCCGGTGGCGTCGTTCCAGAACACGAAGTTCGTCCTCGCGGAATGCTCGGCGGAGGTGGAGGCGATCCGGCATCTCGTCGACCGGGCGCTCGAACTGCACAACGCAGGCGAACTCTCGGTGCCGGATGCCGCGCGCGCCAAGCTGTTCGCAACCGAGACGGCCGGACGCGTCATCGACAAATGCCTGCAGCTACACGGCGGATACGGCTACATCGTCGAATACCCGATCGCGCGGCTCTACGCCGACACCCGGGTCTCCCGCATCTACGGCGGCACCAACGAGGTGATGAAGACGATCATCGCGAAGGACCTCGGCCTCTGA
- a CDS encoding acyl-CoA dehydrogenase family protein — protein sequence MTSVMNTASASSQVSAEDFADILAATREFVRDKVVPREQEILDADAIPDDIRATAKDMGLFGYAIPQEWGGLGLDLTQDVELAMELGYTSLALRSMFGTNNGIAGQVLVGFGTDEQKRTWLEKIASGAVVASFALTEPGAGSDPAGLRTKAVRDGADDADWVITGEKRFITNAPLADLFVVFARTRPADSDGTGIAVFLVPADTPGITVGAKDRKMGQEGAWTSDVHFDEVRVPASALVGGSEDVGYRAAMTSLARGRVHIAALSVGTAQRALDESVAWAATATQGGTAIGEFQLVQAMLADQQAGVMAGRAMVRDAARAWVDETDRRIAPSAAKLFCTEMVGKVADLAVQVHGGSGYMRDVPVERIYRDVRLLRLYEGTSEIQRLIIGRNLVKRAQRS from the coding sequence ATGACCAGTGTCATGAACACAGCATCTGCATCTTCTCAGGTGTCCGCCGAGGACTTCGCGGACATCCTCGCCGCGACCCGCGAGTTCGTCCGCGACAAGGTCGTCCCGCGCGAGCAGGAGATCCTGGACGCCGACGCGATCCCCGACGACATCCGCGCCACCGCGAAAGACATGGGCCTGTTCGGCTACGCGATCCCGCAGGAGTGGGGCGGCCTCGGCCTCGACCTGACCCAGGACGTCGAACTCGCCATGGAACTCGGATACACATCGTTGGCCCTTCGATCGATGTTCGGCACCAACAACGGGATCGCGGGGCAGGTGCTGGTCGGCTTCGGCACCGACGAACAAAAGCGCACCTGGCTCGAGAAGATCGCTTCCGGTGCCGTGGTCGCCTCGTTCGCGCTCACCGAGCCCGGCGCCGGATCCGACCCGGCCGGACTGCGCACCAAGGCGGTTCGCGACGGGGCCGACGACGCCGACTGGGTGATCACCGGCGAGAAGCGATTCATCACCAATGCGCCATTGGCAGATCTGTTCGTCGTGTTCGCGCGCACTCGGCCCGCGGACTCCGACGGCACCGGAATCGCGGTGTTCCTGGTCCCCGCCGACACACCGGGGATCACCGTCGGCGCCAAGGACCGCAAGATGGGCCAGGAGGGCGCATGGACCTCGGACGTCCACTTCGACGAGGTCCGCGTGCCTGCCTCCGCGTTGGTCGGCGGCAGCGAGGATGTCGGCTATCGGGCTGCGATGACTTCGCTGGCACGCGGCCGCGTGCACATCGCCGCGCTCTCGGTCGGCACCGCGCAACGCGCACTGGACGAGTCGGTCGCATGGGCCGCCACCGCCACGCAGGGCGGTACGGCGATCGGTGAGTTCCAACTCGTGCAGGCCATGCTCGCCGATCAGCAAGCGGGCGTGATGGCCGGCCGGGCGATGGTACGCGACGCGGCTCGCGCGTGGGTCGACGAGACGGATCGACGGATCGCCCCCTCGGCGGCCAAACTCTTCTGCACCGAGATGGTCGGCAAGGTCGCCGATCTCGCCGTTCAGGTCCACGGCGGGAGCGGGTACATGCGCGACGTCCCGGTGGAGCGGATCTATCGGGACGTCCGGCTGCTGCGCTTGTATGAGGGCACCAGCGAGATCCAGCGGTTGATCATCGGCCGGAATCTCGTCAAGCGCGCGCAGCGGAGCTGA
- a CDS encoding acetyl-CoA C-acyltransferase: MRDAVIVDAVRAPIGRRRGALSGIHPAELSAHVLEALVERTGIDPSVIDDVVWGCVSQTSEQAGNVARTAVLAAGWPESVPGTTVNRACGSSQQALAMAAAAVISGQQDVVVAGGVESMSRVPMGSAAPNGENQPATVLDRYGVDRFSQGVGAEMMAEKWALSRTALDEFSLRSHELAATAADNGAFDGQLAPLTGVLEGDEGIRRGGTVESMSTLKPAFKEDGVIHAGNASQISDGSGALLVMGSDTAKELGLSPIARVHTSVVAGDDPVIMLTGPIAATAKALKRSGLSIDDIGAFEINEAFAPVPLAWQIETGADPARINPLGGAIAVGHPLGGSGAILMTRLIHHMRDNGIRYGLQSMCEAGGMANATIVELV, translated from the coding sequence ATGCGTGATGCAGTGATCGTCGACGCCGTCCGCGCTCCGATCGGCCGCCGTCGTGGCGCCCTGTCCGGAATCCACCCCGCCGAGCTGTCGGCGCATGTGCTCGAAGCTCTCGTCGAACGGACCGGCATCGACCCGTCGGTGATCGATGACGTGGTGTGGGGCTGCGTCAGTCAGACCTCCGAGCAGGCAGGCAACGTCGCTCGGACCGCCGTTCTGGCGGCCGGTTGGCCCGAATCGGTGCCCGGTACCACGGTCAACCGAGCCTGCGGGTCGAGTCAGCAGGCACTGGCCATGGCCGCTGCGGCGGTGATCTCCGGCCAACAGGACGTGGTGGTCGCCGGCGGCGTCGAGTCGATGAGCCGTGTGCCGATGGGCAGTGCCGCACCGAACGGTGAGAATCAGCCCGCCACGGTGCTCGACCGCTATGGCGTGGACCGGTTCAGTCAGGGCGTCGGCGCCGAGATGATGGCGGAGAAGTGGGCATTGAGCCGCACCGCCCTCGACGAGTTCTCCCTGCGCTCGCATGAACTCGCCGCCACTGCGGCCGACAACGGAGCCTTCGACGGACAGCTCGCCCCGCTCACCGGCGTTCTCGAGGGTGACGAGGGCATTCGACGCGGCGGGACCGTCGAGTCCATGAGCACGCTCAAACCGGCGTTCAAAGAAGACGGTGTCATCCACGCGGGCAATGCCTCTCAGATATCCGATGGCTCCGGGGCATTGCTCGTGATGGGCAGCGACACGGCAAAGGAGCTCGGCTTGTCGCCGATCGCGCGGGTGCACACATCGGTGGTCGCCGGTGACGATCCGGTCATCATGCTCACCGGGCCGATCGCAGCGACTGCCAAGGCGCTCAAGCGCTCCGGTCTCTCGATCGACGACATCGGCGCGTTCGAGATCAACGAGGCCTTCGCCCCGGTACCACTCGCGTGGCAGATCGAGACCGGTGCCGACCCGGCACGCATCAACCCGCTCGGTGGTGCCATCGCCGTCGGTCACCCGCTCGGTGGTTCAGGTGCGATCCTGATGACCAGACTGATCCATCACATGCGTGACAACGGGATCCGATACGGCCTGCAGTCGATGTGCGAAGCAGGCGGGATGGCAAACGCCACCATCGTCGAACTCGTCTGA
- a CDS encoding SDR family NAD(P)-dependent oxidoreductase, which yields MELKGQSFAITGGASGLGLATASRIVDAGGQVTLIDLPTSDGATVAEQLGSSAGFAPADVTDREQFAAALDVADERGGLRGLVHCAGAGRRLRLLDKEGKAGSVDDFEFVIKLNLVGSFNALSLGAERMARLDELDGERGSIVLTASVAAFEGQIGQISYSASKAGIVGMTIVGARDLASKLIRVNTIAPGTMDTPLLARLREDVRESLAASIPNPSRLGKPSEFGQLAVSILENSYLNGETIRLDGAIRMAPR from the coding sequence ATGGAACTCAAAGGACAGTCGTTCGCCATCACCGGCGGCGCGTCCGGATTGGGCCTCGCGACCGCGAGCCGAATCGTCGACGCCGGTGGTCAGGTCACCCTCATCGATCTGCCCACGTCGGACGGGGCGACCGTGGCGGAACAGCTGGGGTCGTCGGCCGGCTTTGCCCCCGCCGACGTCACCGATCGTGAACAGTTCGCCGCCGCACTCGATGTAGCAGACGAGCGCGGCGGCCTGCGAGGGCTGGTGCATTGCGCGGGCGCCGGACGACGGCTGCGCTTGTTGGACAAGGAGGGCAAGGCGGGCTCTGTCGATGATTTCGAGTTCGTGATCAAGCTGAACCTTGTCGGCTCGTTCAACGCCCTTTCGCTGGGTGCCGAACGAATGGCGCGGCTCGATGAACTCGATGGTGAGCGTGGCAGCATCGTGCTGACCGCGTCGGTGGCCGCATTCGAGGGGCAGATCGGGCAGATCAGTTACAGCGCCTCCAAGGCGGGGATCGTCGGTATGACGATCGTGGGAGCGCGCGATCTGGCGAGCAAACTCATCCGGGTCAACACGATCGCGCCGGGCACGATGGACACGCCATTGCTGGCTCGGCTGCGCGAGGACGTCCGCGAGTCGCTTGCCGCCAGCATCCCGAATCCGTCTCGGCTGGGAAAGCCGTCGGAGTTCGGGCAGCTTGCGGTCTCGATCCTGGAGAACAGTTATCTCAACGGCGAGACGATCCGTTTGGACGGTGCCATCCGTATGGCGCCGCGATGA
- a CDS encoding glutamate decarboxylase, with product MEHHLKVDRSDVADVPVSANPLFTRRGEATEFPRFTLPETESLPETAYQIVHDEAMLDGNARQNLATFVGTWMDDHANRLYLESADKNMIDKDEYPQTAAIETRCWTMLANLWNAPDATKAIGTSTIGSSEAAMLGGLALKRRWAERRKAEGKPVGTPNLIMSSAVQVCWEKFCNFFEIEPRYVPITEEHPCLDGHDLASYVDENTIGVVPIMGVTYTGAYEPVAAIAAALDEIQANTGLDIPIHVDAASGGAIAPFLQPDLEWDFRVDRVASINMSGHKYGLVYPGIGWVVWRDASLLPESLVFRVSYLGGDMPTFAINFSRPGAQVLLQYYQFLRLGFQGYRAVQQTCQDVALYLSSQIGAMDQFVLRSDGSDIPVFAWQLAPGHTDNWNLDHLSTQLRERGWLVPAYPLPDNLADQWVQRIVVRNGLSHDLADLLMRDIRSSVAYLDSLDGPMPTPHATHGFHH from the coding sequence ATGGAACACCACCTGAAAGTCGATCGCTCTGACGTCGCCGATGTTCCGGTCTCGGCGAACCCGCTGTTCACCCGCCGCGGCGAAGCCACCGAGTTCCCCCGATTCACGCTGCCCGAAACCGAATCGCTGCCCGAGACGGCCTACCAGATCGTCCACGACGAGGCGATGCTCGACGGCAACGCCCGCCAGAACCTCGCCACCTTCGTGGGCACCTGGATGGACGACCACGCCAACCGTCTCTACCTCGAGTCGGCCGACAAGAACATGATCGACAAGGACGAGTATCCACAGACCGCGGCGATCGAGACCCGTTGCTGGACAATGCTCGCAAACCTCTGGAACGCGCCGGACGCCACCAAGGCGATCGGCACGTCGACCATCGGGTCGTCTGAGGCCGCGATGCTGGGCGGACTGGCTCTCAAACGCCGCTGGGCCGAACGCCGCAAAGCCGAGGGCAAGCCGGTCGGCACGCCGAACCTGATCATGTCGTCGGCGGTTCAGGTGTGCTGGGAGAAGTTCTGCAACTTCTTCGAGATCGAGCCACGCTATGTGCCGATCACCGAGGAACATCCCTGCCTCGACGGGCACGACCTCGCGTCGTACGTAGACGAGAACACGATCGGCGTCGTACCGATCATGGGCGTCACCTACACCGGCGCCTACGAACCGGTCGCCGCGATCGCCGCCGCCCTCGACGAGATCCAGGCGAACACCGGTCTCGACATCCCGATCCACGTGGACGCGGCCTCCGGCGGCGCCATCGCGCCGTTCCTGCAGCCCGATCTGGAGTGGGATTTCCGGGTCGACCGGGTCGCATCGATCAACATGTCCGGCCACAAATACGGACTCGTCTATCCCGGCATCGGTTGGGTGGTTTGGCGGGACGCGTCGTTGCTTCCCGAGAGCCTGGTGTTCCGGGTGAGCTACCTCGGCGGTGACATGCCCACATTCGCCATCAACTTCTCCCGGCCGGGCGCCCAGGTGTTGCTGCAGTACTACCAATTTCTCCGACTCGGCTTCCAGGGCTACCGCGCCGTCCAACAGACCTGCCAGGACGTTGCGCTCTATCTGTCGTCGCAGATCGGCGCGATGGACCAGTTCGTCCTGCGCAGCGACGGCAGCGACATCCCAGTCTTCGCCTGGCAGCTCGCCCCCGGACACACCGACAACTGGAATCTCGACCACTTGTCCACCCAGTTGCGCGAACGTGGCTGGCTGGTGCCGGCGTATCCGTTGCCGGACAACCTGGCCGATCAGTGGGTGCAGCGCATCGTGGTCCGCAACGGCCTCTCCCACGACCTGGCCGACCTGTTGATGCGCGACATCCGCAGCTCGGTGGCATATCTGGACAGTCTCGACGGACCGATGCCGACACCGCATGCCACCCACGGCTTCCATCACTGA
- a CDS encoding nuclear transport factor 2 family protein translates to MSTFTHSELDEAFGHFQRTVAEIAVTRDWDRFAELFTDDADYVEHALGTMSGREEIRAWIWKTMTAFPGSHMTGFPSLWHVVDAPTGRVICEVDNPMRDPGDGTQITATNITILTYAGNNQWSREEDVYNPMEFGQAAMRWCEKSAKLGTLDDDAARWMETIGVMFARRR, encoded by the coding sequence ATGAGCACATTCACGCATTCCGAACTCGATGAGGCCTTCGGTCACTTCCAGCGAACCGTCGCCGAGATCGCCGTCACCCGCGACTGGGACCGGTTCGCCGAGCTGTTCACCGACGACGCCGACTACGTCGAGCACGCCCTCGGCACCATGTCCGGCCGCGAGGAGATCCGGGCCTGGATCTGGAAGACGATGACGGCCTTCCCCGGCAGCCACATGACCGGGTTTCCTTCCCTGTGGCATGTGGTGGACGCTCCGACGGGGCGGGTGATCTGCGAGGTCGACAATCCGATGCGCGACCCCGGTGACGGCACACAGATCACCGCAACCAACATCACCATCCTCACCTATGCCGGAAACAATCAGTGGAGCCGGGAAGAGGATGTCTACAACCCGATGGAATTCGGGCAGGCCGCGATGAGATGGTGCGAGAAATCGGCGAAACTGGGTACCCTTGACGACGACGCGGCCCGGTGGATGGAGACCATCGGGGTGATGTTCGCACGGCGTAGATGA
- a CDS encoding acyl-ACP desaturase, with the protein MARELTQLELLKELAPVAEENVNRHLKIAKNWNPHDYVPWDEGKNFAALGGVDYDPEQSQLDEVAKAAMITNLLTEDNLPSYHRVIADNFSMDSAWGHWVGRWTAEENRHGIVMRDYLVVTRGVDPVALEEARMIHMTNGYDPMLAAAGRVDELQEHADELGILHSVAYVTFQELATRVSHRNTGKACNDPIADKMLQRIAADENLHMIFYRNICGAGMDISPDQTLRAVTDIVTNFQMPGAGMPNFRRHGVLMAKHGIYDLRQHLEEVIMPVLRKWKVFEREDFTAEGEKTREELAAFLEQLEKDTIRFEEMRDRSLAREAKKREQQAS; encoded by the coding sequence ATGGCACGCGAGCTGACCCAGCTGGAACTGCTCAAGGAGCTGGCACCGGTCGCCGAGGAGAACGTCAACCGGCACCTCAAGATCGCCAAGAACTGGAACCCGCACGACTACGTGCCCTGGGACGAGGGCAAGAACTTCGCAGCACTCGGTGGGGTGGATTACGACCCCGAGCAGTCGCAGCTCGACGAGGTCGCGAAGGCCGCGATGATCACCAACCTCCTGACGGAGGACAACCTGCCATCCTACCACCGGGTCATCGCCGACAACTTCTCGATGGATTCGGCGTGGGGCCACTGGGTGGGCCGTTGGACCGCCGAGGAGAACCGGCATGGCATCGTCATGCGTGATTACCTCGTGGTGACCCGCGGCGTGGATCCCGTCGCCCTCGAGGAGGCGCGGATGATCCACATGACCAACGGTTATGACCCGATGCTGGCGGCCGCCGGTCGCGTCGACGAACTCCAGGAGCATGCCGACGAACTCGGCATCCTGCACTCCGTCGCCTACGTGACGTTCCAGGAACTCGCGACCCGCGTCAGCCACCGCAACACCGGCAAGGCCTGCAACGACCCGATCGCGGACAAGATGCTCCAGCGCATCGCCGCCGACGAGAACCTGCACATGATCTTCTACCGCAACATCTGCGGCGCGGGTATGGACATCTCCCCCGACCAGACGCTGCGTGCGGTGACCGACATCGTCACCAACTTCCAGATGCCGGGCGCCGGCATGCCGAACTTCCGTCGCCACGGCGTGCTGATGGCCAAGCACGGCATCTACGATCTGCGCCAGCACCTCGAAGAGGTCATCATGCCGGTCCTGCGTAAGTGGAAGGTCTTCGAGCGTGAGGACTTCACCGCCGAAGGCGAGAAGACCCGCGAGGAGCTCGCCGCGTTCCTCGAGCAGCTCGAGAAGGACACCATTCGCTTCGAAGAGATGCGCGATCGGTCGCTTGCTCGCGAAGCCAAGAAGCGGGAGCAGCAGGCATCCTGA
- a CDS encoding acyl-CoA dehydrogenase family protein: MARLAQTLGLTEIQSEIVANVRRFVDKQIIPCAQELEHADAYPRDIVDGMAEMGLFGLMIPQEYGGLGESLLTYALCVEELARGWMSVSGVINTHFIVAYMVRQHGTDEQKQRLLPRMATGEVRGAFSMSEPELGSDVAAIKTTATRGDDGDYSITGQKMWLTNGATSTLVAALVRTEEGAAKPHKNLTTFLIEKPAGFGEVLPGLTIPKKLDKMGYKGIDTTELVFDGYRAPAADILGGVPGKGFGHMMDGVEVGRVNVSARACGVAQRAFELAVRYAQQRSTFGKPIAEHQAIAFSLAEMATKVEAAHLMMVNAARLKDSGDRNDVGAGMAKYLCSEYCAEVTQASFRIHGGYGYSTEFEIERLMREAPFLLIGEGTSEIQKQIISKGLLRDYREK, translated from the coding sequence ATGGCCCGCCTCGCGCAGACTCTGGGTTTGACCGAGATCCAGTCCGAGATCGTGGCGAATGTTCGCCGGTTCGTGGACAAGCAGATCATTCCGTGTGCGCAAGAACTCGAGCATGCCGATGCCTATCCGCGCGACATCGTGGACGGGATGGCCGAGATGGGGCTGTTCGGGCTGATGATCCCGCAGGAATACGGGGGTCTCGGCGAATCGCTGTTGACGTATGCGCTGTGTGTCGAAGAACTCGCACGGGGCTGGATGAGTGTGTCTGGGGTGATCAACACCCATTTCATCGTCGCCTACATGGTCCGCCAGCACGGTACCGACGAGCAGAAGCAGCGGTTGTTGCCCCGGATGGCCACCGGCGAGGTGCGCGGTGCGTTCTCGATGTCCGAGCCCGAGCTCGGCTCGGATGTGGCAGCCATCAAGACCACGGCAACCCGCGGTGACGACGGCGACTATTCGATCACCGGGCAGAAGATGTGGCTGACCAACGGTGCCACCTCCACCCTGGTCGCCGCGCTGGTACGGACCGAGGAAGGCGCGGCGAAACCACACAAGAACCTGACCACGTTCTTGATCGAGAAGCCGGCAGGCTTCGGGGAGGTGTTGCCCGGGCTGACGATCCCGAAGAAGCTGGACAAGATGGGCTACAAGGGAATCGACACAACCGAACTCGTCTTCGACGGCTACCGGGCGCCGGCCGCCGACATCCTCGGCGGGGTGCCGGGCAAGGGTTTCGGGCACATGATGGACGGTGTCGAGGTGGGGCGCGTCAATGTGTCGGCCCGTGCCTGCGGGGTCGCGCAACGTGCCTTCGAGTTGGCGGTGCGCTACGCCCAGCAACGCTCCACCTTCGGCAAGCCCATCGCCGAGCATCAGGCGATCGCGTTCTCCCTCGCCGAGATGGCCACAAAGGTCGAGGCCGCGCATCTGATGATGGTCAACGCCGCCCGGTTGAAGGACTCCGGCGACCGCAACGACGTCGGCGCCGGTATGGCCAAATATCTGTGCAGCGAATACTGCGCCGAGGTCACCCAGGCATCGTTCCGCATCCACGGCGGCTACGGCTACTCAACCGAATTCGAGATCGAACGACTCATGCGCGAGGCCCCCTTCCTCCTCATCGGAGAGGGCACCAGCGAGATCCAGAAACAGATCATCAGCAAAGGACTACTCCGCGACTACCGCGAGAAGTGA